The following are encoded together in the Hoplias malabaricus isolate fHopMal1 chromosome 3, fHopMal1.hap1, whole genome shotgun sequence genome:
- the plekhm1 gene encoding pleckstrin homology domain-containing family M member 1 has translation MLATQTADSGPEVKNAKQWIKEKIARTLKALQKRFVTTDDPVTSEDSQANQLCCALEAVFIHGLKSKHIRTDGAGARGRKGPVLPQPVFWSLLKSVTHRDVILELEGLSFISSDVGRCRAWVRLALNDGLLECYLTSLLREGANLSIYYQPGALLLDPEDREVLLSLLQGLASLVFSLSYKSAVLNEWTTTPLALAGLCPQVPADDLQLPSKRKESWDTVSQSSGGSSGGSAGSDGGPEVLRKGANGVYEVRTPLTASDLSLDTAGSSQLSSSLGSDGPAPPQDHRNLERENWNCHSELTQEELNKRRDRGGSSSSSQDLTKEDADRISPAPDRTIETTTHSSSDEDSPRPPSPTKQNPDQLPPPSTFIPSTLSAVSEEKTPIEDLSQPETTTLTLRAAVPEAAKQLDQSRTIDCSPKPSDVSTPAMISEMTPDLKTPTRPAPLTPPAVGTLGNSGHTPAQRSCSVLSRKISSGSLFSPTWISEDDFHKPDPTRTGDSEGPEVLDVAQRNGKISPVSEPETHQFPPRVVHRRQIGLSNPFRGLLKLGQLERRGAVGMWRDYYCELSPFELRLYANAEERSCMENCSLLRCEDVHLSSSTEGRFRLSFPGKKLDLRAPSRGEAEDWVDSILEAVNKVRPVSRDEQWEVLQTSPILGDRDRDTSSLSSDPSSPDRSPAELPEPDWTRTAEPEPDAVKEAVVCVSREERGWSTVVLSLSLETLRGFSVQEGRKSLLFCHPIEAVRDVVPDAALGGPAFFKVLMARETLTVRAQNAKEAQSWRSLIRGALNSYLDSDEEDSTKDQSNPGHGGNIQRLVQHRLKEDGVLLPHLTTVPTERGLDAQNFKCAGCPKQIGVSLGRARLCEFSGQYYCESCHCGDTTIIPSRMVHNWDLTAREVSRPALKLLSNIEQEPLLNIDLLNPDLYDHAEAMEVVQCLRQRLRLLGDYLLICRSGIRKKIEARLGQRTYLLESSHLYSVLDLRQIADGVYESFLQLLVQLSSSHVYHCDLCTQRGFICQICNTDDIIFPFQFDTTSRCQVCKTVFHSSCKAPNVSCPRCERLQRYQERDLLQ, from the exons TGGATCAAGGAGAAGATCGCACGGACGCTGAAGGCCCTACAGAAGCGCTTTGTGACCACGGATGACCCAGTGACCAGCGAGGACTCGCAGGCCAACCAGCTGTGCTGCGCTCTGGAGGCCGTCTTCATCCACGGCCTGAAGAGCAAACACATCCGCACTGACGGAGCTGGAGCTCGGGGACGAAAAGGGCCAGTGCTGCCTCAGCCGGTCTTCTGGAGCCTGCTCAAGAGCGTCACTCACAG AGATGTGATTCTGGAGCTGGAGGGTTTGAGCTTCATCAGCTCCGACGTGGGCCGCTGTCGTGCGTGGGTGCGGCTGGCGCTGAACGACGGGCTGCTCGAATGCTACCTTACCTCGCTCCTGCGGGAGGGAGCCAACCTGAGCATTTATTACCAGCCCGGAGCCCTGCTGCTGGACCCTGAAGACCGAGAGGTTCTCCTCAGCCTTCTGCAGGGTCTCGCCTCCCTGGTTTTTTCACTTTCCTACAAATCTGCCGTACTGAACGAATGGACCACGACTCCGCTGGCTCTCGCTGGCCTCTGCCCACAGGTGCCCGCCGACGACCTTCAGCTGCCCTCTAAGCGCAAGGAATCCTGGGACACGGTGTCACAGTCGTCCGGGGGGTCTTCTGGAGGGTCTGCGGGTTCGGATGGAGGACCTGAGGTGCTTCGAAAAGGAGCTAACGGAGTCTATGAGGTACGAACTCCACTCACAGCCTCGGATCTTAGCCTGGACACGGCTGGCTCGTCGCAGCTCTCCTCCAGCCTAGGCTCTGACGGACCAGCGCCGCCTCAGGACCACCgcaacctggagagagagaactgGAACTGCCATTCGGAGCTCACCCAGGAGGAGCTTAACAAGAGAAGGGACAGAGG AGGAAGCAGCTCCTCCAGCCAAGATCTGACCAAGGAAGATGCGGATAGGATCAGTCCAGCTCCAGACAGGACAATTGAGACCACCACTCACAGCAGCAGTGATGAAGACTCGCCGAGACCACCCTCACCCACCAAACAGAATCCAGATCAGCTGCCACCTCCCTCCACCTTTATACCCAGCactctctcagctgtgtcagaGGAAAAGACCCCGATAGAGGATCTGTCTCAACCCGAAACCACCACTCTGACTCTGAGAGCTGCAGTCCCCGAGGCTGCTAAACAACTGGACCAGAGCCGTACTATAGACTGCTCCCCTAAACCCTCTGATGTCTCTACCCCTGCCATGATTTCTGAGATGACCCCTGACTTAAAGACGCCCACACGTCCTGCTCCACTGACCCCTCCTGCCGTCGGGACACTGGGAAATTCCGGACACACTCCTGCCCAGCGTAGCTGTAGTGTTCTGAGCAGGAAAATATCCTCCGGCTCTCTCTTT TCTCCGACCTGGATCTCAGAGGATGACTTTCACAAGCCGGATCCTACCAGAACTGGAGACTCAGAGGGGCCTGAGGTTCTGGACGTTGCCCAGAGGAACGGGAAGATTTCTCCTGTGTCCGAGCCAGAGACTCACCAGTTTCCCCCCAGAGTGGTCCACCGGAGACAGATTG gcTTGTCGAACCCGTTCCGTGGTCTGTTGAAGCTGGGACAGCTGGAGCGGCGTGGTGCTGTGGGCATGTGGAGAGATTATTACTGCGAGCTTTCTCCCTTTGAACTGCGTCTGTACGCCAACGCAGAGGAGCGCAGCTGCATGGAGAACTGCTCCCTGCTGCGGTGCGAGGATGTGCATCTGTCCTCCAGCACTGAGGGTCGATTTCGTCTCTCCTTCCCAGGAAAGAAGCTGGATCTGAGGGCGCCGTCCCGAGGAGAAGCAGAGGACTGGGTGGACAGCATCCTAGAGGCTGTTAATAAAGTCAGGCCTGTGTCCCGCGACGAGCAGTGGGAAGTGCTCCAGACCTCGCCAATTCTGGGAGATCG CGACCGAGACACTTCCTCGCTTTCCTCTGACCCGTCCAGCCCTGACCGCTCTCCCGCGGAGCTTCCGGAGCCAGACTGGACCCGCACTGCCGAGCCAGAGCCAGATGCAGTGAAAGaggcagtggtgtgtgtgagccGTGAGGAGCGAGGCTGGAGCACTGTGGTGCTATCCCTCTCCCTGGAGACTCTCAGGGGCTTCTCTGTGCAGGAGGGCAGGAAGTCTCTGCTCTTCTGCCACCCCATTGAGGCTGTGAGGGACGTGGTCCCGGATGCGGCCCTGGGAGGCCCCGCCTTCTTCAAAGTGCTGATGGCTCGCGAGACTTTGACAGTGAGAGCGCAGAATGCAAAGGAGGCGCAGTCCTGGAGGAGCCTCATCAGAGGAGCGCTCAACTCCTACTTGGACTCGGATGAGGAGGACAGCACCAAGGACCAGAGCAATCCAGGACACGGGGGGAATATCCAGAGACTCGTCCAGCACAGGCTGAAGGAGGATGGGGTTCTGCTGCCTCATCTGACCACTGTCCCCACGGAGAGAGGACTGGATGCTCAGAACTTCAAATGTGCAG GATGTCCAAAGCAGATCGGTGTGTCTTTGGGCCGAGCCAGGCTCTGTGAGTTCTCGGGTCAGTACTACTGTGAAAGCTGTCACTGTGGagacaccaccatcatcccctCTCGCATGGTGCACAACTGGGACCTCACTGCACGCGAG gTCTCGAGGCCGGCTCTGAAACTCTTATCAAATATCGAGCAGGAGCCTTTACTGAACATTGACCTCTTGAACCCTGACCTGTATGATCACGCTGAGGCCATGGAAGTAGTCCAGTGCCTCAGACAGAGGCTCCGCCTCCTGGGAGATTACCTGCTCATCTGCCGCAGTGGAATTCGTAAGAAAATTGAGGCcag GCTGGGGCAGAGGACGTACCTGTTGGAGTCAAGTCATCTGTACAGTGTGTTAGACTTGAGGCAG ATAGCGGATGGTGTGTACGAGTCTTTCCTGCAGTTGCTGGTCCAGCTTTCGTCCAGTCACGTGTATCACTGTGACCTCTGCACTCAGCGAGGATTCATCTGTCAGATTTGCAACACAGATGACATCATCTTTCCTTTTCAGTTCGACACCACCTCCAG GTGTCAGGTGTGTAAGACAGTCTTCCACTCGTCCTGCAAGGCTCCGAACGTGTCCTGCCCTCGCTGCGAGCGTCTGCAGAGATACCAGGAGAGAGACCTGCTCCAGTAA